A portion of the Algisphaera agarilytica genome contains these proteins:
- a CDS encoding SDR family NAD(P)-dependent oxidoreductase: protein MSQPFTNRVALVTGASAGIGWATAKSLAEAGAKVAVSARRGEKLEALVAEIAAAGGKAKAFPADVSDPAATDAMWAQVVDWAGGVPEIVVANAGRGLAGGVLSSDESAWESLFKLNVTGTMHFMRIVAGAMKAKLEAAGVTPADADFPGADLVVLGSTVGSNVSPFSGAYGASKFAVEGAVEALRREVGSTGIRVTNIKPGIVLSEFQDVAGYDEENFGKTVAKFGKMLQPEDIARTICHIVAEPPHVHVNTVTIRPVGQDYP, encoded by the coding sequence ATGTCCCAGCCGTTTACGAATCGTGTTGCTCTGGTCACCGGTGCCTCGGCCGGCATCGGCTGGGCCACCGCCAAGTCCCTCGCCGAGGCCGGGGCGAAGGTCGCGGTCAGCGCCCGCCGGGGCGAGAAGCTCGAAGCGCTCGTCGCCGAGATCGCCGCAGCGGGTGGCAAGGCCAAGGCGTTCCCCGCGGACGTGTCGGACCCCGCCGCGACCGACGCGATGTGGGCCCAAGTGGTCGACTGGGCCGGCGGCGTGCCGGAGATCGTCGTCGCCAACGCCGGGCGCGGCCTGGCAGGCGGCGTGCTGTCTTCGGACGAGTCTGCTTGGGAATCGCTTTTCAAGCTCAACGTCACCGGCACGATGCACTTCATGCGGATCGTCGCCGGCGCGATGAAGGCCAAGCTCGAAGCGGCCGGGGTCACGCCCGCCGACGCCGACTTCCCCGGGGCCGACCTCGTCGTGCTCGGCTCGACCGTGGGCAGCAACGTCTCGCCGTTCTCCGGGGCCTACGGCGCGTCGAAGTTTGCCGTGGAGGGGGCCGTCGAGGCGCTGCGTCGTGAGGTCGGCTCGACGGGCATCCGTGTCACCAACATCAAGCCCGGCATCGTCCTCTCGGAGTTCCAGGACGTCGCCGGCTACGACGAGGAAAACTTCGGCAAGACGGTCGCCAAGTTCGGCAAGATGCTCCAGCCCGAAGACATCGCCCGCACGATCTGCCACATCGTCGCCGAACCGCCCCACGTCCACGTCAACACCGTCACCATCCGCCCTGTGGGGCAGGACTACCCCTGA
- the typA gene encoding translational GTPase TypA, with the protein MAQNHLRNVAIIAHVDHGKTTLTDQLLYQSGMFRTEDLDKLAGGQHNLIMDTGDLERERGITITAKNCAVNYRHTDGADYKINLIDTPGHADFGGEVERVLNMADGCLLVVDAFEGPMPQTRFVLQKALAIGLKPVVVINKIDKPNARPEDVINEVFDLLAELDAPDDALDFPIVYSSAKNGWASDDLEKAGMNGAEHPDNMLALYSAILEHVPAPYAEGSSRGAAAGFASGVEALAAPLQMMVTTIQYSDYVGRIAVGRVTAGRINAGQQVTVINRAGEGKQQKILKLNAFDGLKQKEVPQVIAGDICAVVGLDPIDIGDTIACPDRPEALPAVEIDEPTLTMTFRVNDSPFAGREGEFVTSRQVYDRLQKELQSNVALRVERGDGGDEFKVSGRGMMHLGVLLETMRREGYELQVGKPEVILKRPEDGDHAGKLCEPIEQLVVDCPAECQNDVMSLVTNRKAEIVSMDPKAGAGDYIHMEFTIPARGLIGMRTRMLTATQGRAVMHHNLLRYEPMRGDVPKRPAGVIIASDTGQVTPYALHGLYDRGFFFVKPGDQVYEGQVIGEHCKDNDIIANPIKSKQLTAVRTRGGKDDNMQIKPAKEMSLEACLEYIAEDELVEVTPENIRLRKRTLQESMRRREARSAKDKAKAGA; encoded by the coding sequence ATGGCCCAGAACCACCTCCGAAACGTCGCGATCATTGCCCACGTCGACCACGGCAAGACCACGCTCACTGACCAGCTGCTCTACCAGTCGGGCATGTTCCGCACCGAGGATCTCGACAAGCTCGCCGGCGGCCAGCACAACCTCATCATGGACACCGGCGACCTCGAGCGCGAGCGCGGCATCACCATCACCGCCAAGAACTGTGCTGTGAACTACCGCCACACCGACGGGGCCGACTACAAGATCAACCTGATCGACACGCCGGGCCACGCCGACTTCGGCGGCGAGGTCGAACGCGTCCTCAACATGGCCGACGGCTGCCTGCTCGTGGTCGACGCCTTCGAGGGCCCGATGCCCCAGACCCGCTTCGTGCTCCAGAAAGCCCTGGCCATCGGCCTCAAGCCCGTCGTGGTCATCAACAAGATCGACAAGCCCAACGCCCGGCCCGAAGACGTCATCAACGAAGTCTTCGACCTGCTCGCCGAGCTGGATGCGCCCGATGATGCGCTGGACTTCCCGATCGTTTACAGCTCAGCCAAGAACGGCTGGGCGTCGGACGACCTCGAGAAGGCCGGCATGAACGGGGCCGAGCACCCCGACAACATGCTGGCGCTCTACTCGGCGATCCTCGAACACGTCCCCGCGCCGTACGCCGAGGGCTCATCGCGTGGCGCCGCTGCCGGCTTCGCCTCGGGCGTCGAAGCGCTCGCCGCCCCGCTGCAAATGATGGTCACCACGATCCAATACTCCGACTACGTCGGCCGGATCGCCGTGGGCCGTGTGACCGCCGGGCGGATCAACGCCGGGCAGCAGGTCACCGTCATCAACCGGGCCGGCGAAGGCAAGCAGCAGAAGATCCTGAAGCTCAATGCCTTCGACGGCCTCAAACAGAAAGAAGTCCCCCAGGTCATCGCCGGCGACATCTGCGCCGTGGTCGGCCTCGACCCGATCGACATCGGCGACACCATCGCCTGCCCCGACCGCCCCGAAGCTCTGCCCGCCGTCGAGATCGACGAGCCGACACTGACCATGACCTTCCGTGTCAACGACTCGCCCTTCGCTGGCCGCGAAGGCGAGTTCGTCACGTCCCGCCAGGTCTACGACCGCCTGCAGAAAGAGCTGCAGTCCAACGTCGCGCTCCGCGTTGAGCGGGGCGACGGCGGCGACGAGTTCAAGGTGTCGGGCCGGGGCATGATGCACCTGGGCGTGCTCCTCGAAACCATGCGCCGCGAGGGCTACGAGCTCCAGGTCGGCAAGCCCGAGGTGATCCTCAAGCGTCCTGAAGACGGCGACCACGCCGGCAAGCTCTGCGAGCCCATCGAACAGCTCGTCGTCGACTGCCCCGCCGAGTGCCAGAACGACGTGATGAGCCTGGTCACGAACCGCAAGGCCGAGATCGTCAGCATGGACCCCAAGGCCGGGGCCGGCGACTACATCCACATGGAGTTCACCATCCCCGCCCGCGGCCTGATCGGCATGCGGACCCGGATGCTCACCGCCACCCAGGGCCGAGCCGTCATGCACCACAACCTGCTCCGATACGAGCCGATGCGCGGCGACGTGCCCAAACGCCCCGCCGGCGTCATCATCGCCAGCGACACCGGCCAGGTCACCCCCTACGCCCTCCACGGCCTCTACGACCGCGGCTTCTTCTTCGTCAAGCCGGGCGACCAGGTCTACGAAGGCCAGGTCATCGGCGAACACTGCAAAGACAACGACATCATCGCCAACCCCATCAAGTCCAAACAACTCACCGCCGTCCGCACCCGCGGCGGCAAAGACGACAACATGCAGATCAAGCCCGCCAAAGAGATGTCGCTCGAGGCTTGCTTGGAATACATCGCCGAGGACGAGTTGGTTGAGGTGACTCCCGAAAACATCCGGCTACGCAAGCGGACTCTGCAAGAGTCGATGCGGCGACGCGAGGCACGGTCGGCGAAGGATAAGGCGAAGGCTGGGGCATAG
- a CDS encoding alpha-L-fucosidase, with protein MKFEPTFDSLQQYTCPDWFRDAKFGIWAHWGPQGVPMAGDWYARNMYKPGDPAYEHHLKHYGHPSEFGFKDILPLWTCENFDAQDLMQRYKKAGAKYFTSMGVHHDNFDLWNSKHHKWNAVNIGPKRDIVGEFRDAARDQGLYFGVTEHLERSYNWFNTNKGSDKEGPKAGVPYDGNNPELEDFYFPPHDDTNFQYPLDPPAWWAKQWHDRINDLVDQYDPDLLYTDGAIPFGEVGRSMLAHFYNRNIERRGGKLEAVYNLKSYHESARDHAQPGPALDAEGNPIGGHGDYVEGIGILDLERGGVDRIWPDPWQTDTCVGGWYYKQGLTYKSPQLIVHMLADIVSKNGNLLLNFPGQTDGTLDAECLAILDALADWFAVNGEAIYGTRPWTQYGQGKDFPTGDFAEPDQSPLGDGDYRFVTKGDHTLYAIAMGWPEDGSASGGRTFHLTAVKDRVANVELLGHAGPLEWSQDDNGVKITAPDTKPCDLAYSLKLTLS; from the coding sequence ATGAAGTTCGAGCCCACCTTCGACTCCCTCCAGCAATACACCTGCCCCGATTGGTTCCGCGATGCGAAGTTCGGCATCTGGGCCCACTGGGGCCCCCAAGGCGTGCCCATGGCCGGCGACTGGTACGCCCGCAACATGTACAAGCCCGGCGACCCCGCCTACGAGCACCACCTCAAGCACTACGGCCACCCCTCAGAGTTTGGCTTCAAAGACATCCTCCCGCTTTGGACCTGCGAGAACTTCGACGCCCAGGACCTGATGCAACGCTACAAGAAAGCCGGCGCCAAGTACTTCACTTCCATGGGCGTGCACCACGACAACTTCGACCTGTGGAACTCCAAGCACCACAAGTGGAACGCGGTCAACATCGGCCCCAAGCGCGACATCGTCGGCGAGTTCCGCGACGCCGCCCGCGACCAAGGCCTCTACTTCGGCGTCACCGAACACCTCGAGCGCTCCTACAACTGGTTCAACACCAACAAAGGCAGCGACAAGGAAGGCCCCAAGGCCGGCGTGCCCTACGACGGCAACAACCCCGAGCTCGAAGACTTCTACTTCCCGCCCCACGACGACACCAACTTTCAATACCCCCTCGACCCGCCGGCGTGGTGGGCTAAGCAGTGGCACGACCGCATCAACGACCTGGTCGACCAGTACGACCCCGACCTGCTCTACACCGACGGCGCGATCCCCTTCGGCGAGGTCGGCCGATCGATGCTCGCCCACTTCTACAACCGCAACATCGAACGCCGCGGCGGCAAGCTCGAAGCGGTCTACAACCTCAAGAGCTACCACGAGTCCGCCCGCGACCACGCCCAGCCCGGCCCCGCGCTCGATGCCGAGGGCAACCCCATCGGCGGCCACGGCGATTACGTCGAAGGCATCGGCATCCTCGACCTCGAACGCGGCGGCGTCGATCGCATTTGGCCCGACCCCTGGCAGACCGATACCTGCGTCGGCGGCTGGTACTACAAGCAAGGCCTGACCTACAAGTCGCCGCAACTGATCGTCCACATGCTCGCCGACATCGTCAGCAAGAACGGCAACCTCCTGCTCAACTTCCCCGGCCAAACCGACGGCACCCTCGACGCCGAATGCCTCGCCATCCTCGACGCCCTCGCCGACTGGTTCGCCGTCAACGGCGAAGCCATCTACGGCACCCGCCCCTGGACCCAATACGGCCAAGGCAAAGACTTCCCCACCGGCGACTTCGCCGAGCCCGACCAGTCCCCCCTCGGCGACGGCGACTACCGCTTCGTCACCAAGGGCGACCACACCCTCTACGCCATCGCCATGGGTTGGCCGGAGGACGGAAGCGCTTCCGGGGGCCGCACCTTCCACCTCACCGCGGTGAAAGACCGCGTGGCGAACGTCGAACTCCTCGGCCACGCCGGCCCGCTCGAATGGTCGCAAGACGACAACGGCGTGAAAATCACCGCCCCCGACACGAAGCCCTGCGATTTGGCGTACAGCCTGAAACTCACACTGTCGTAA
- a CDS encoding TrmH family RNA methyltransferase yields MDTHDTPESSQNQTFLLGAIAVEAGLSAGTREVAGVWVDADMDYRKIEPVRRAAKARRIELTPLSRQELDARVGHDKHGGVVAEVGPRTFLTLDELLAHSGSERSFFVMLDGVEDPFNFGQSIRSLYAAGCHGVVVRPRNWAMADGEAPSIIARSSAGTSEFMPIALAETPEEAAEFFKAKGVVVAAAAETHEAVPLYDVDLTKPLFLLIGGEKRGVKRSFLNQADQVVQIPYGRPFEYALGTVAAVSVLGFELARQRGGK; encoded by the coding sequence ATGGACACACACGATACCCCCGAAAGTTCGCAAAACCAGACATTCTTGCTCGGCGCGATCGCCGTGGAAGCGGGGCTTTCGGCGGGGACGCGGGAGGTGGCCGGCGTGTGGGTCGATGCCGACATGGACTACCGCAAGATCGAGCCCGTGCGTCGTGCCGCCAAGGCCCGGCGGATCGAGCTCACGCCCCTGAGCCGCCAAGAGCTTGACGCCCGCGTCGGCCACGACAAACACGGCGGCGTGGTCGCGGAGGTCGGCCCACGGACGTTCCTCACGCTGGATGAATTGCTCGCCCACTCCGGCAGCGAGCGGTCGTTCTTCGTGATGCTCGACGGCGTCGAGGACCCGTTCAACTTCGGCCAGTCGATCCGCTCGCTCTACGCCGCGGGCTGTCACGGCGTCGTGGTTCGGCCCCGCAACTGGGCGATGGCGGACGGCGAAGCCCCGTCGATCATCGCCCGCTCCTCGGCGGGCACCAGCGAGTTCATGCCGATCGCCTTGGCGGAGACGCCCGAAGAGGCGGCCGAGTTTTTCAAAGCCAAGGGCGTGGTCGTCGCTGCAGCGGCGGAGACGCACGAAGCGGTGCCTTTGTACGACGTGGACCTGACGAAGCCGTTGTTCCTGCTCATCGGCGGCGAGAAGCGGGGTGTGAAGCGGTCGTTCCTCAACCAGGCGGACCAAGTCGTGCAGATCCCCTACGGCCGACCGTTCGAATACGCGCTGGGCACCGTCGCGGCGGTGTCGGTGTTGGGGTTTGAGCTGGCGCGGCAGCGGGGTGGGAAATAG
- a CDS encoding STAS domain-containing protein, producing the protein MDPFTHLHCEIVGELAHVTFPGGKFDGVAVRELFELSNQLPEVRPKLLVDTTGVEFVPSGGMGMLIMIRKRFMSAGGQLHIAIPNANIMQSFTLANMGRMLELFETVEDARDRFKP; encoded by the coding sequence ATGGACCCCTTCACCCACCTCCACTGCGAAATCGTCGGCGAGCTCGCCCACGTCACCTTCCCTGGCGGGAAGTTCGACGGCGTCGCGGTGCGGGAACTGTTCGAGTTGTCCAACCAGCTCCCCGAAGTTCGCCCCAAACTCCTGGTCGACACCACCGGCGTCGAGTTCGTCCCGTCGGGCGGGATGGGCATGCTGATCATGATCCGCAAACGATTTATGTCCGCCGGCGGGCAGCTGCACATCGCGATCCCCAACGCCAACATCATGCAGTCGTTCACCCTGGCCAACATGGGCCGGATGCTCGAATTGTTTGAAACTGTTGAGGACGCCCGGGACCGCTTCAAGCCGTGA